The DNA region GACGATGGCAACACTGCGTTTGACACCATGACCTATACTCGTGCAGAGATTCAACGTTTAGCAAAAAAAGGTTTTGAAATGGCAATGAATCGTTCTAAACGCCTTTGTTGTGTGGATAAAGCCAACGTTTTGGAATCTTCTCGCCTATGGAGAGAAACTGTACAAGCAATGGAAAAAGATTATCCTGAGGTAGAGGTTTCCTATGAATTTGTTGATGCCGTAGCCATGCGTTTGGTACAATGGCCTAAAGGATATGATGTTATCATTACCGAAAATCTTTTTGGCGATATTCTAACGGATGAAGCTTCAGTTATTTCTGGATCTATGGGCTTGATGCCTTCTGCTTCAGTTGGTGAGAAAACAAAATTATACGAACCTATTCACGGTTCTTATCCACAAGCTGCAGGCAAAGATATTGCCAACCCATTAGCAACCGTACTTTCCGCTGCTATGCTATTTGAAGATTTCGGTCTACAGGAAGAAGCTGAGGATATCCGTCGTGTGGTAAACAAATCTTTAGCTGAAGGTGTTGTAACAGAAGACCTTTCTGAAGATGCAAAATCATATAAAACCAGCGAAGTTGGTGATTGGTTAGCTAAGAATATTTAAACATACTTTAATTAGCAAAAAACCTCCCAAGGCAAACTTGGGAGGTTTTTTTATGGCGCAAAATGTCATTTATATTTTAGCCATGTCTACTTATTTCATCTAACTATTATAAGCCAACTTTCTATATTTATTGGCTCTTTGTCTTCTATACACGAGAATACCAACGGCCATGGCCAGACCGGTTCCGGCAAGTACTGCGCCCACCACTCCTGAATATGTAACTCCAAATCCGTAAGCAATTGGAAGTCCTGCCAAATAAGCTCCTGAAGCATTACCCATGTTAAAAGCACTCTGATTCATTGAGGACCCTAACATTTCATTTCCTTTAGATGTATTGATTATAGCCATCTGAATAGGGGTTGAAACTGTAAATGAAGCCAACCCGATTATAAAAGTCATAACCAACAGCATTTGTGGGTTGGTTGCAACAACAGAATTGATCAATAGCAATACCACCATAAAACCTAAACTTATGGCTACCGCTTTTAAAGGTACAAACCATTCCGCCATCTTTGCACCCACAAAATTACCGACCACCATACCTAGACCGGCCAATATCATGGCATAACTGACCATATGCTCCCCCCAACCGGCAACATCCGTTACTAATGGTGCAATATAACTGTACCATGCAAAGAACCCACCTGTTCCAATGGTTGTCAGAGCAATCAATGCCCAAAGTTCTGCATTCCTCAACCCTTTATTATCCTTAGACCGTGGTTTTGGAAGTTCAGGGGCGATTTTAGGCATCCAAAGCAAAACACTAAGAATAGCCATCAAACCAACTACACCTACCATAAAAAAAGATATACTCCAATCATAGTGATGGCCAATATACGTTCCTGTGGGCACCCCGATTACATTGGCAATAGTTAAACCGGAAAACATAACCGCAATGGCTTGAGCTGATTTTCCTGCTTTTACCAATTTACCTGCTACCACCGCACCTATTCCAAAGAAAGCACCATGTGGAAGTCCTGATAAAAACCGAGTAATTAATAAGGTTGTATAGCTATCCGCAAAACCAGAAAGCGTATTGAACAGGGTAAACCACCCCATTAGCAATAACAAAACGGTCCTTGCATTTAACTTAGCTCCTATTTTTGTCAATAACGGCGCTCCTACAACAACTCCCAATGCATACGCTGCAATAGAGTGCCCCGCTTCCGGAATGGTAATATTTAGACCTTTGGCAACATCGGGAAGAATCCCCATTATAACGAATTCTGTTAACCCGATACCAAAACCTCCTATCGCTAAAGCTATAAGCGCTTTTCTATTTGCTGTGTTTGTTTTCATATCATAAAAATTTTTCATTCGACATTTGTCTCTGTTCCATACTAAAACTTACATTACAGAAACCTCTCCTATTTACGTTACAAATGTAGGGTAAGATAATTTTGCTCAGCTATGCCTACTTATCACATTTATGTTCCATATTACCCTATAAAAAAGAATACCCCTCAAAAGAGGGGTAAAATGTCATATTTTATATATTTTTTAGATACTTTCAGAAAAGCTTAAAATATGTTTAAAAACAAAACTGAAAACATATCATATCATCACATATGGGCCACTTATAAAATATAATCTGTACTAACGAAATTGGATAATTTAGCTTCCAACAATTGCTGAACCGTTTCATTATTCAGGTCATTATCCTTGAAGGCCACGAATGTCCGAATAGAAAAAGAGCGTAAGGCATCATGAACACTTAACGTAGCTTGTGCGGAATCTTTTCTTCCGGTAAACGGATACATATCCGGCCCACGCTGGCAAGAACTGTTCAGATTTACTCTGCAAACCAGATTTACCAAAGTATCGATAAGCGGAGAAAGTGCATATACATCTTTTCCGAACAAACTTACTTGCTGCCCATAATTACTTTCGGCCATATCATTTAATGGTTCTTCAATATCCGAGAATGAAAGTATCGGTACAATTGGCCCAAATTGCTCCTCTTGATACACTCTCATATCTTTAGTTACCGGATACAAAACGGCAGGCCAAATGTAATTATCTAACTGCTGCCCTCCTTTTTTATTCTTTATTTTAGCACCTTTTGCGACCGCATCATCAATCAATTCTTGAATATATGCCGACTTGCCCGGTTCTGGAAGTGGTGTTAATTTCACCCCATTATCCCACGGGTTCCCAAATTTTAGCGCATCTACTCGTTTTGCATATCGCTTTAAAAACTCCTCCCTTACATCTTCATGAACATAAATTACCTTTAAAGCCGTACAACGTTGTCCGTTAAAGGACAAGGTTCCGGCAATACATTCATCAATAGTCAAATCTAAATCAGCATCAGGTAAAACAATAGCCGGGTTTTTAGCCTCTAATCCTAAAACCAAACGAAGTCGGTTACTTTTTGGATGTTGCTCTTGCAACGCATTTGCAGACTTACTGTTCCCGATTAATGCAAGTACATCTACTTTGCCCGTTTGCATAATGGGTGCAGCAACCGCTCTACCCCTACCAAAGAGAATATTTACAACGCCTTTAGGAAAGCTACTTTGAAAAGCTTCCAAAAGCGGAGTAATCAACAAGACCCCATGTTTCGCTGGCTTAAAGATTGTTGTATTCCCCATAATAATAGCAGGAATAAGCAAAGCGAAGGTTTCATTTAAAGGGTAATTATACGGTCCAAGACAAAGCACGACCCCTAGAGGTCCTCTTTTTATATGTGCATAAACGCCATCTTGCTTTTGGAATTTAGCCGAATTACGGTCTAAGTCTTTATATTCTTCAATTGTGTCGTTAATATAATCTACTGTACGGTCAAACTCTTTCTGGCTATCCGGTAACGACTTACCGATTTCCCACATCAATAGTTTAACAATCACTTCGCGCTTCGTTTTCATCTGACGCACAAAGTTTTCCATACATTCAATACGGTCTTTTACGTGCATTGTAGGCCAAACCCCT from Zobellia alginiliquefaciens includes:
- the leuB gene encoding 3-isopropylmalate dehydrogenase, which translates into the protein MKLDIALLAGDGIGPEVIDQAVKVCDAIATKYKHEISWKPALTGAAAIDAVGEPYPDDTHEVCANADAVLFGAIGHPRFDNDPSAKVRPEQGLLKMRQKLGLFANVRPTFTFPSLIDKSPLKRERIEGTDLIILRELTGGVYFGERGRKDDGNTAFDTMTYTRAEIQRLAKKGFEMAMNRSKRLCCVDKANVLESSRLWRETVQAMEKDYPEVEVSYEFVDAVAMRLVQWPKGYDVIITENLFGDILTDEASVISGSMGLMPSASVGEKTKLYEPIHGSYPQAAGKDIANPLATVLSAAMLFEDFGLQEEAEDIRRVVNKSLAEGVVTEDLSEDAKSYKTSEVGDWLAKNI
- a CDS encoding MFS transporter, whose translation is MKTNTANRKALIALAIGGFGIGLTEFVIMGILPDVAKGLNITIPEAGHSIAAYALGVVVGAPLLTKIGAKLNARTVLLLLMGWFTLFNTLSGFADSYTTLLITRFLSGLPHGAFFGIGAVVAGKLVKAGKSAQAIAVMFSGLTIANVIGVPTGTYIGHHYDWSISFFMVGVVGLMAILSVLLWMPKIAPELPKPRSKDNKGLRNAELWALIALTTIGTGGFFAWYSYIAPLVTDVAGWGEHMVSYAMILAGLGMVVGNFVGAKMAEWFVPLKAVAISLGFMVVLLLINSVVATNPQMLLVMTFIIGLASFTVSTPIQMAIINTSKGNEMLGSSMNQSAFNMGNASGAYLAGLPIAYGFGVTYSGVVGAVLAGTGLAMAVGILVYRRQRANKYRKLAYNS
- a CDS encoding NADP-dependent glyceraldehyde-3-phosphate dehydrogenase, whose product is MKAIPEEYQITKTIDQKKYLVNGELKTWNGNTTEVYSTISSTEEYKPTLLGSIPDMGEPEALDALDAAMKAFGRGQGVWPTMHVKDRIECMENFVRQMKTKREVIVKLLMWEIGKSLPDSQKEFDRTVDYINDTIEEYKDLDRNSAKFQKQDGVYAHIKRGPLGVVLCLGPYNYPLNETFALLIPAIIMGNTTIFKPAKHGVLLITPLLEAFQSSFPKGVVNILFGRGRAVAAPIMQTGKVDVLALIGNSKSANALQEQHPKSNRLRLVLGLEAKNPAIVLPDADLDLTIDECIAGTLSFNGQRCTALKVIYVHEDVREEFLKRYAKRVDALKFGNPWDNGVKLTPLPEPGKSAYIQELIDDAVAKGAKIKNKKGGQQLDNYIWPAVLYPVTKDMRVYQEEQFGPIVPILSFSDIEEPLNDMAESNYGQQVSLFGKDVYALSPLIDTLVNLVCRVNLNSSCQRGPDMYPFTGRKDSAQATLSVHDALRSFSIRTFVAFKDNDLNNETVQQLLEAKLSNFVSTDYIL